Part of the Canis aureus isolate CA01 chromosome 3, VMU_Caureus_v.1.0, whole genome shotgun sequence genome, ACACCCTAAAACAAATTTACACTTATCAGATTAGCAAAAATTAGAATATTGAATGTCCAGTATTAGTGAAGACATAAGAAATTTTCATATGCTGCCAGGGGGAGTGTCAGCCTaacctgcctcctccccccaggTGTTCTAGAGAACATTTCACAGTATTTGGTAAAATCACGTTATGAATCAGCTGCACGGCCCAGCAGTTACTTGCCTCTGTAAATAACATGCGTGTATGTCTCTGAGGAGACATGGGAGAGTGTTCGTGACGCTATTTCTGGTAGGAAGTGCTAAGAGCAAACTAGGTGTCCATCACAAGAAGACATGCCGAgtgtggcgtgtgtgtgtgtgtgtgtgtgtatgataaaGTTGAGGGAGTATGTCAGGAGCAGTGTAGGGATTACAAACATACAAGTATAAACAGCTACATACAAAGCTGTTTTTAAGAATGTCTACAACATATCTGGAATGAATTAAATTTGGATTGAAAAGATACCTATTAAAATGCCAGAGTGGGTTTGTATGGGAGATAAAAGATGGGAGAATAAGAAAGGTACCTAAAATAGTGCCGTGAAATGGGAAGTATCAACTCAGTGACGCCCACCTGCGGTCCTTGAACAGGGAGACTGGTTGGTAAAGGTCAGATGATGAAGGCACTTGTAAGCCATGTTGACAGAGTTTGAGCTTGATCCTGAAGGTAGGCACAGGGGAGTGGGAGGGAATGAAGATCCTGCCAACCACAGAATCCTTTTCTAAGACATGGAAAAGAAAGCAGTTTTATTACTGAGTATGCATGTCCAGATGGCAGGGCATCGGAGGTCACCTGTGGATGAGATGAAAAGGACAGGAAGGAATTCGACCCTATTTTCATAGCCAAGCAGTTACACCTAGTTGTTAGCTATCACATACGTACAAATTCTGCCATCCCGTAAGATTTGACTGAACCATTTACTTTAAGTTCTTTCATAAAGATTATCCTAAATTCACCTGGTGACTGAGATAGCCATTTGTTTTTAGCTAATTGTCTTTATCTGAAGGAATAATGGACCATCTCTTATTTCTAGGATAAGCGTATTGGTACAGCTCAGAAAAGGGTGCCTTGGTTAAGGTCCTGCAGTGTCAAGGAGGGATCAGAGTGCCATCTTTCTAGATGATGATGCTTGAAAAAACAGGTCATGGTTGTAAAGCTGACAGGAAACTTACTCAGCCTGCCATTGGGGCTTTTTCAGGCGGTGAGGTGGGAAGGATAAGGAGCACAGGACGTTGGTGTTAGTGTGGTTGGAGTGTGGGATCAGGGAGCCtggtgggaagggaaggaagtgaAGCGGGAGGGACTATAAGGAAGAGGATCCCAGGGCTGAGAGTCCTGACGGCTAAGGTGGAAGAAGAGCATATGAGGTTGTGGTCAAAAAGTAGGAGCACCTGGGGAGAGGTTGCAACTAGCAGTAGCCACGGTGGCCAGAAGAGTGGAGACAAAGGCCGCTGAAACTCCAGAAACCTAGTCTCTTGGGCGTTGCCTGAGTCCAAATGCCATGAAAGTCATCTGGGACTGTAGCAGTTCAGGAGTCTGAGCCCTGGGCCAGAGCCCTGTCTGATGAGAGGTGAGGGAAAGCGCCAGAGAGCCACGGGTTTGTTGCCTATGGGACGAGCAGGGCTGCAGGGAGTGTCAGGCATTGGGGAACACATGTGCCTTGGGTTTTGTTTGCTGGCTTCCTGGCTCTTTGCAATATAGGAATTGTCGCTTTCATCAGCTGATTTCTTatccaaatgaatttttttctttctttacgtTTGCAGATTTTTCATAGTCAGAATTAACCAAACAAAATAAGCCAAGATGTCTGTGGATCCGATGACCTACGAGGCCCAGTTCTTCGGCTTCACACCGCAAACCTGCATGCTGAGAATCTACATTGCATTTCAAGACTACCTGTTTGAAGTGATGCAGGCCGTCGAACAGGTCATTCTGAAAAAGCTAGGTGACCTCCCAGGCTGTGAGATCAGCCCCGTCCAGGTTCGTAAATGCACAGAGAAATTCCTCGGCTTCATGAAGGGACGTTTCGATAACCTTTTTGGCAAAATGGAGCAGCTGTTTTTACAGTTGATTCTGCGCATTCCCCCAAACATTTTGCTTCCGGAAGACAAACCCCAGGAGCTGCATCCTTGTAGTGAGGAAGAGTTCCGGCTCCTCCAGGAGGAAATTGAACAGTTACAGGAGAAGTATAAGACTGAATTAGGCACTAAGCAGGCCCTTCTCGCAGAATTAGAGGAACAAAAAATTATGCAGGCCCAACTTAAGCAGACACTTGTTTTGTTTGATGAACTCGAAAATGCTGGCCGAGATCACGGGACTAGTGATTTTAGGGAAAGCCTGGTGTTCATGGTCCAGAACTCCAGAAAACTACAGACTATTAGGGACACTGTGGAACGGGAAGgcaagagaatgaaaatactGTAATTTCTAAGTAGTGACAGGAACCTGTCAGAAAGTAGAATAGGAAGGGATTGATGTGAATGATATTCTGGTGAACTGAATGTCTTATGGGATTTCATTTATTGGCTCTTTCTTCTACTCCGCACTTCCCTCTGTCTGGCCCCACTCTGCTAGGGCATCTACACTACCCTGAACTAATCCTTGGAGCCCATGTTCCCTAGAGACCTCTCACAGGTGGGAAGGGGTTCCTGGTCCAGCAGCATGTCACCGGGCACCAGGACTGCAGAGAGATCTGTAAAAGCAGTTCCTTGATCAGGGGCTCCTTGTAACCTTGATCCTTCTGACTTATTCTTTGGATGcgaacaaatgagaaaaaggtTAAGTGGGCAGCTTCGTTAGGAACCAGCCACTGCATGGCTGGATGGGTGCTGGCACCCGTGGCCTGCTCTCGTCCACGAATTGCCTTACACAGCAAATTAGCCGATGGGAAGAAGCAAATAGAGAAACACCACCTGTGTGATCCTTAGTAAAGAGAGAAGTTGTTTTCGTTcctaaaataaatgctttctgtGATCATGGTGTTGGAGATGTGGAGCTGTTTGCTCTGTGGGAGCCTGGTTGGGGAAGACCATGGACACAGAAGAGGCAAGTGTAGCTGGAGTGGAGGGACAAGCCTAGAACAGCCGGGAGCAAAGTATCTGAACTGACCACTAGGTATTTATGTCATTTTCCTCCCATACTTTAGTTTTGCCTTGTCCCTAATATTTTTAACTTACTTATTCATACTCCTACGCATCAAATATTTAGTGCCCACAGTGGGAAATTTTAGCTGCCTCGTGCTTGGATTTAGTGGaatctaatattttcttctgaaattaatCCATGTGAAGTGTTATATCACCCATAAAAAGAGCAGAATAGCAGTAGCTGCTCCTACAGTGTTGCTTACTTTCCATGTCTTCCAAAAGAACAGGATTTCGAGTTTCTCCTTTATGTAGAAGAGTAGCTCAGGGCGTTAATACTTGgaattaaagggatccctgggtggcgcagcggtttggcgcctgcctttggcccggggcgtgatcctggagacccgggatcgaatcccacgtcgggctcccggtgcatggagcctgcttctccctctgcctatgtctctgcttctctctctctctgtgtgtgtgactatcataaataataaaaaaaaaaaaaaaaaaaatacttggaattaaATATTCATAGATTTAAGATGCCTGTATTCACCTGGAATCTGTTTATTATCAAAGAGTCTTTTTTTCCAATCCTGTACGTGAGATATATATATTGCAAAGGCTTTCGTTTTCAATctgctgttattattttaagtaatctctacgcccaaggtggggcttgaactcatgaccctgagatcaagagttgtatattccaggatgcctgggtggctcagtggttgagcatctgccttcggctcagggcgtgatcctggggtcctgggatctagtcccgcattgggctcctggagggagcctacttctccctctgcctgtgtctctgcctttctctgtgtgtctctcatgaataaataaataaaataaagaaaatcttaaaaatatcgcatactccatcaactgagccagccaggcgccatGTTTGTAGCTTATTTAACATTTCCTAGTAtagaggggcctctgggtggctcagtcggttgagtgttgagctcttggtttcagctcaggtcatgatctcagggttgtgggatcgagccctgagtcaggatcCGCACTCGATGGAGAGTCtccttggagattctctctccctctgccccctccctgctcacacgtgtgtgcatgcatactctccctaaaataaataaatcttaaaaaataaatctagtatAGAGCGTTAAATGGTGATTCCCCCAAAGATACATCCATGTCCTGATTCCTGGAACCTGTCATTGTTCCTTATCTGGGAAAAGAATAATTATGTTCAGGATGTAGAGATAAGGGGAGTCTTGTGAACtatctgggtgggccctaaatccagtgaCCAGTGTTTTCACTAGAAAAAGGCAAGAGATCTGAGATGGAAGAGGAGGACCTAGTATAATCCTAGAGGCCGGTGGGAGTGATGGGGTCATGCGCCTGGGGGCGCCAGCAGCCACCACCAGCTGGAAGAAGCAAAGACCTTTCCTGCAAGGCacttgtggggtgggggtgtgtgacACCCTTGTtttggatttctggcctccagagcaggGGAGAAtgcatttctgttcttttgaGTGCCTAGGTTTGTGACATGTTTACTCATAGACCTGATTAAACCCAGATATTAGAGTATTCATACACACGAGGAGGTGGGCCGCTTGCCTAGGAAACAGCTGACACCTGCTTGGCCTCACagatgcaataataataatacgaTTTGTCTGAGAGCACTTAAAATACGGACGTGATCTGGACAGGAGGATAAAGTCCACAGCGTCTAGAGCTCAAGgagttcagggatgcctgggggctcaggtgGTTATGCGTTCGACTCCGGATTCCAGCTtacgtcttgatctcagggtcgtgtgagtttgagccccgcatcaggctccacacccagcttaaaaaaaaaaaaaacaaactcaggaGTTCATCTCATGTTGAGTGAGTGCTTGGTAACTGGTGGATATTGATACTGTTTGTCATGGGGGTGTCTCCACAGGAACAGATTAATCTACTTGACCCTGTCATCCTCTAATAATTAAATTCCTCCCACAAAAAATGAGAAGTCTGGATAATAATCTCTTGGTTATCCACGCTGCCTCAAGGTGCCATTCCCTCCAGCATCGGCCTCACCAGTTTTCTCCTCACCTCGGGGTCAGAGCCTTTGACTTTGTAATACCAACCTTGGATTCCCCAGACTCAGGCCTGTATAttcccctccctgtgcccccatCCTGCTGCTGTAGTGCAGGCCACTGGTAGGCAGACTGCTGGGCATGGCGTTTCCAAAAAGTAAAGAGCCAATATCAATGTAGTTAGAAGGTGGGGAAGGGACTAGAGTGTTCCCCAGTCTGAGAAGGCACTTTGAGACCAGGAAACAGCCACACAGTTAACACCGTTTAGGGCAACTTCCTGCCACAGGATGAGAGAGGTCGGCCACCCAGCAGTTACACTCCACCAAGTCCGGTCCCCGGTCCATAGATGTTTACAGAGCGAGGGGATGCGCAGAGGGCAGTGGTATGACATCAGAGGTTCACATGCAACTCAGAGGACTGGCATCCACCCCGTTGACAGCTAGCCTTGAACTGGATCTCGTGGCACCGTTGCTGCATCGGCAAGGGAAGGACTCTTATTGCTAACAGATTCAAGGGAGGTTGAAACCCACCTGCCCCCATCCTGGCCTGGGTGGGCATTTCTAGTGCAGGTGTGTTAATCTCCAAGGGACCTGAAACATATAGCCCCAAGACAGGTCATGGCATGAACGTGAACGAGACAGAGGGCCCGTATAGAGTCAGTATCATCAGCACTCCTGTGACTACCAACCTTCTAGAAACAAACAGGATTCTAGGGGACTACTGTGTAAGAGGTTCTTCTGCACTCAGTCCGTGCACACAAGattgtatgtgaatgttcacGGCAGCATTACTCATAGTAGCCATAGAGcagaaaaaacccaaatgaacCAAACAAATGGATGGATACatgaaatgtggtatatccatgcaatgggACACTTCAGCAGTACAACTGAAGCTACTACATGCTGTGACAGGTGAACCTCGGAAATGTAGTAAGTGAAAGGAGCTGGTCACAAAGGGCCACGCACTcatgtactgtatgattccacgtATGGGAAACGTGCAGATGGGACAAATCCAGAGACAGGAAGTGGATTAGTGGCAGCCCAGGGATGGGAGCGGGGCTGGAGTTGGAAGGAGATGGGTAAGGGGTGAAGGGTTTCTTTTCAGGGTAATGAAATATCCCAATattgatgatggtgatggctGTGCAACTCTGTGGATATAGTAAATGAATGAGTTCTgtgttatgtgaattatatctcagcaATGTTGGTAAAAATAATGAGTATGTgctctaggggcgcctggctggctcagtcagtggagcatctgccttcggcttgggtcgtgatctgggggtcctgggatggagccccgtgtcaggctccctgctcagtgcagagctgcttcttcctctccctctgcccctccccactgttcatccctccccatgcttgtgcgctctttctctctctctcaaataaataaaatctttttaaaaatggatccaTTCATTCTTCCAGTTTGAGATTCCACTGTTCCACACGGCTAGATTCCAACTGTGTCCCCCAACATAGACTTCCAAACTATGCCATGGTATCCAGAAACCACTGTTCACTGCCCCCATATACCTGCTGACCCCTGACAGCTCAATACATAATGGGAAAAGTTTCCCCCAAAAGTTG contains:
- the MIS12 gene encoding protein MIS12 homolog, with protein sequence MSVDPMTYEAQFFGFTPQTCMLRIYIAFQDYLFEVMQAVEQVILKKLGDLPGCEISPVQVRKCTEKFLGFMKGRFDNLFGKMEQLFLQLILRIPPNILLPEDKPQELHPCSEEEFRLLQEEIEQLQEKYKTELGTKQALLAELEEQKIMQAQLKQTLVLFDELENAGRDHGTSDFRESLVFMVQNSRKLQTIRDTVEREGKRMKIL